The following proteins are co-located in the Microcystis wesenbergii NRERC-220 genome:
- a CDS encoding NACHT domain-containing protein: protein MVKRSLQASPSGIKQAKRAFALTGWTQENLAGEVNLKTRQPIWRFFTGKPVDRQVFLEICSILDLDWREIALAPPAEFPEPGELAKTNIDALVQEVRAQRLDTIQNQCGILQLLDISHPVNIDDIYVDVNILAEIASQQWVEIADLQNLGPAEFDRVGLGEVEQKQIPGMQAVETYSKLRVLGRPGVGKTTFLQHLAIQCNQGEFAANQVPIFILLREFAEESSPSGEFSLFNYIRQALLTSGISNPSVLETLLQAGRVLLLLDGMDEVLNQDITAVLREIRQFSEKYHRNRFVVTCRTAAQKLQIRGFTDVEIAPFTQAQISTFAQKWFVALSKTTAQAGQEQSAEFMEKLDLPENWQFRQLVVTPLFLHLACWVFQGQGKFPSKRAEFYKQGLDLLLGKWDEARGVERDQVYRGFLLPQKLRLLSQLAAVTFEQGQYFFEQRTIEQYIGDYLRNLPGATLEAEELQLESEAMLKAIEAQHGILTERARGIFSFSYLAFQEYFTARKIVASHNLQALEQALGGLVSHITDSHWREVFLLTAAMLRSADALVQLMKQQIDALVAQDSYLQEFLSWASQKSQQLPDETKVATARAFYLALAQSPHTADRFALASTLDQGMFLDAALENLLVEFAIDHSQDFAYVNACSEALNNILVMVLDAGFYKSLQQLRDQLPPRSQNLERLQEWWQKNYSAWVEQLRCAIANYRNIHHPWQFTTEQQQLLQRYYEANQLLIDCLNSNCEITAAIRQEIEATLLLPQKDLEDREWQGD from the coding sequence ATGGTCAAGAGATCGCTCCAGGCCTCCCCTTCGGGAATTAAACAGGCTAAACGAGCCTTTGCGCTCACGGGGTGGACTCAGGAAAATCTAGCAGGGGAAGTGAACTTAAAGACCCGCCAGCCGATTTGGCGGTTTTTCACAGGGAAACCCGTTGATCGCCAGGTTTTCCTGGAAATTTGTTCGATTCTGGATTTGGATTGGCGGGAGATTGCCCTCGCTCCGCCCGCAGAATTTCCTGAACCAGGAGAACTGGCGAAAACTAATATTGATGCTCTGGTGCAAGAGGTGCGAGCGCAACGCCTGGACACCATCCAAAACCAGTGCGGCATCTTGCAGTTACTAGATATCAGCCATCCAGTCAACATTGATGACATCTATGTGGATGTCAATATTTTGGCGGAAATTGCCAGTCAACAGTGGGTGGAGATTGCCGATTTGCAAAACTTGGGTCCCGCTGAATTCGATCGCGTCGGCTTGGGAGAGGTTGAGCAGAAGCAAATACCCGGAATGCAGGCTGTTGAAACTTACTCAAAGCTTAGAGTTTTGGGCAGGCCGGGGGTTGGCAAAACTACCTTTTTGCAACATCTGGCGATTCAGTGCAACCAAGGCGAGTTTGCGGCGAATCAAGTGCCGATTTTTATCTTATTGAGAGAATTTGCCGAGGAGTCCAGTCCCAGTGGTGAATTTAGCCTGTTCAACTACATCCGTCAGGCATTGCTCACCTCGGGAATTTCCAACCCGTCTGTGCTGGAAACCTTACTGCAAGCGGGCAGAGTCCTGCTGTTGCTCGATGGCATGGATGAAGTTCTCAACCAGGACATTACAGCAGTTCTGAGAGAAATTCGCCAATTCTCAGAAAAGTATCATCGCAATCGATTTGTAGTAACCTGTCGCACCGCTGCCCAAAAACTCCAGATTCGAGGTTTCACTGATGTAGAAATTGCCCCCTTTACCCAGGCACAAATCAGCACCTTCGCGCAAAAGTGGTTTGTGGCACTGAGCAAAACGACTGCTCAAGCGGGGCAGGAGCAGTCGGCTGAGTTTATGGAGAAGTTGGACTTGCCGGAAAACTGGCAATTTCGGCAACTGGTGGTGACACCTCTGTTTCTGCATCTCGCCTGCTGGGTGTTTCAGGGTCAAGGGAAATTTCCGAGCAAGCGGGCTGAGTTTTATAAACAAGGGCTGGATTTGCTGCTGGGTAAATGGGATGAAGCTAGAGGAGTCGAACGCGATCAGGTTTACCGGGGGTTTTTATTGCCCCAAAAATTGAGGCTGTTGAGCCAGCTTGCAGCAGTGACTTTTGAACAGGGGCAGTATTTTTTTGAGCAACGCACGATTGAGCAATACATTGGCGACTATTTGCGGAATTTGCCAGGTGCAACCCTGGAAGCAGAGGAACTCCAACTCGAAAGCGAAGCCATGCTGAAAGCGATCGAGGCACAGCATGGAATCCTCACAGAAAGGGCGCGAGGCATTTTTTCATTTTCTTATCTGGCATTTCAAGAATACTTCACGGCTCGAAAAATAGTTGCCAGCCATAATTTGCAGGCATTAGAACAAGCACTGGGAGGGTTGGTGAGTCACATCACCGATTCCCACTGGCGCGAAGTCTTCTTGTTAACGGCTGCCATGTTGCGAAGTGCAGATGCGCTGGTGCAGTTGATGAAGCAACAAATTGATGCCTTAGTCGCGCAAGACTCCTATCTGCAAGAGTTTTTGAGTTGGGCCAGCCAAAAATCCCAGCAGCTCCCAGACGAAACCAAAGTGGCGACCGCACGCGCATTTTACCTTGCCCTTGCCCAAAGCCCGCATACGGCAGATCGCTTTGCCTTAGCCAGCACGCTCGATCAGGGGATGTTTTTAGATGCGGCGTTGGAGAACTTGCTGGTAGAGTTTGCCATCGACCACAGTCAGGATTTTGCATACGTCAATGCTTGTAGCGAGGCACTCAACAACATTCTGGTGATGGTTCTGGATGCTGGATTTTATAAGTCTTTGCAACAATTGAGAGACCAACTGCCACCTCGGAGTCAAAACCTGGAACGGCTTCAGGAATGGTGGCAGAAAAACTATTCTGCCTGGGTGGAACAGTTGCGGTGTGCGATCGCCAATTATCGCAATATTCATCATCCCTGGCAGTTTACGACTGAGCAACAGCAGCTGCTCCAACGCTACTATGAGGCCAATCAACTCCTGATCGATTGTTTGAATAGTAACTGCGAAATAACAGCCGCAATCCGGCAAGAAATTGAAGCCACGTTGCTGTTACCTCAAAAGGACTTGGAAGATCGGGAATGGCAAGGAGATTAA
- a CDS encoding transposase translates to MQLDNARFHKAKKLKIPDNIILIFQPPYCPESNPIEQIWQYLKKGLRWKLPASLDELRELITERLKVMTQKVIASITGRAYILEALSVVGI, encoded by the coding sequence ATCCAGTTAGATAATGCTCGATTTCATAAGGCGAAAAAGTTAAAAATTCCCGACAACATTATACTGATATTTCAACCGCCCTATTGCCCTGAATCCAATCCAATTGAACAGATTTGGCAATACTTAAAGAAGGGATTGAGATGGAAATTACCAGCTTCTTTAGATGAATTAAGAGAATTAATTACCGAGAGACTGAAAGTTATGACCCAGAAGGTAATTGCTTCGATTACAGGACGTGCTTATATTCTTGAGGCTTTATCTGTAGTCGGTATTTAG
- a CDS encoding B12-binding domain-containing radical SAM protein — MKALLLYPEFPQSFWSYDRFMEIAGLKATIPPLGIITVAALLPQNWEIRFYDRNVNPETEADWEWCELVILSAMLVQKPDFQALIQKAVQLGKKVAVGGPYPTSVPQDALDSGANYLILDEGELTVPLFLEAIAQGQSQGIFRSGDKPDVTLSPIPRFDLLQRDDYLMMAVQFSRGCPFNCEFCDIISLYGRKPRTKEPSQTLAELQTLYDLGWRGSLFIVDDNFIGNQRNVKRFLRDLIPWMKQHDYPFTFITEASVNLAEDDELLSLMAEAGFYSVFLGIETPDQDSLQVTRKLQNTRNPLVEACRKINAAGLLIYAGFILGFDGERSGAGERIQAFVEETSIPQPMLGILQSLPNTALWHRLQQEQRLVEGDSIHPTGDQNSLMNFIPTRPIAEIAREYVEGFWTLYEPSHYLRRCFQQCLGLGLQSKHKQTMQFPVGKGLRLITQLIWHQGIRRGDIRGQFWRQLWTILQKKPQVLNLYLGLCAAGEHFWEYRALARERITQQLGYDPLEVSGRPNQNSF; from the coding sequence ATGAAAGCCCTGTTACTCTACCCTGAGTTTCCCCAGTCTTTCTGGTCTTACGATCGCTTTATGGAAATCGCGGGACTGAAAGCCACCATTCCACCCCTCGGCATCATTACTGTCGCCGCCCTCCTCCCCCAAAACTGGGAGATTCGATTTTATGATCGCAACGTCAATCCTGAAACAGAAGCCGATTGGGAGTGGTGTGAGTTGGTTATCCTCTCTGCCATGTTGGTCCAGAAGCCAGATTTTCAAGCTCTGATTCAAAAAGCCGTGCAGTTAGGCAAAAAAGTCGCCGTTGGCGGTCCCTACCCCACCTCTGTCCCCCAGGATGCCCTGGATTCTGGAGCGAACTATCTAATTTTGGATGAGGGAGAGTTAACCGTTCCCCTGTTTTTGGAGGCGATCGCTCAAGGTCAAAGCCAGGGAATTTTCCGCTCTGGGGACAAGCCAGACGTGACCCTCAGCCCCATCCCCCGCTTCGACCTGCTTCAGCGAGACGATTACTTAATGATGGCAGTGCAGTTCTCTCGCGGCTGTCCCTTTAACTGCGAATTTTGTGACATTATTTCCCTCTACGGGCGCAAACCTCGTACTAAAGAGCCGAGTCAGACTTTAGCCGAGTTGCAGACTCTCTACGACCTAGGCTGGCGCGGTTCGTTGTTCATCGTCGATGACAACTTTATTGGCAATCAGCGCAACGTCAAACGCTTTCTCAGAGACTTGATTCCCTGGATGAAGCAGCACGACTATCCCTTCACCTTTATTACTGAAGCCTCGGTCAATTTGGCAGAGGATGATGAATTGTTAAGCCTGATGGCTGAGGCGGGGTTTTATTCTGTCTTTCTGGGGATTGAAACTCCTGACCAAGATAGTCTGCAAGTGACGCGCAAACTGCAAAATACTCGCAATCCACTGGTGGAAGCCTGTCGCAAGATTAATGCAGCCGGTTTGCTAATCTATGCTGGATTTATCTTGGGGTTTGATGGAGAGCGCTCTGGTGCGGGGGAAAGGATTCAAGCCTTTGTGGAAGAAACCAGTATTCCTCAACCCATGTTAGGAATTCTCCAATCTTTGCCGAATACGGCTCTTTGGCATCGTCTCCAGCAAGAACAGCGTTTAGTTGAGGGTGACAGCATCCATCCGACGGGAGATCAGAATAGCTTGATGAATTTTATCCCCACCCGCCCGATTGCCGAAATTGCCAGAGAGTATGTCGAAGGCTTCTGGACGCTGTACGAACCCAGCCACTATCTCCGACGCTGTTTCCAACAATGTCTCGGTCTGGGTTTGCAGTCAAAACACAAGCAAACCATGCAATTTCCCGTGGGGAAGGGGTTACGGCTGATTACCCAGTTAATCTGGCATCAGGGTATCCGCCGAGGGGACATTCGGGGACAGTTTTGGCGGCAATTATGGACGATTTTGCAAAAAAAGCCCCAAGTTCTCAATCTGTATTTAGGTCTGTGCGCGGCGGGAGAACATTTTTGGGAGTACCGCGCCTTAGCCAGAGAACGGATTACTCAACAACTAGGCTACGATCCCTTAGAAGTTTCTGGTCGTCCCAACCAGAACTCATTCTGA
- a CDS encoding sterol desaturase family protein codes for MIDHSFGFYGFAFFGIILARYFLVAGGTYLFFYSPLSQSFVNHNLRHWSPSWRSIQQDITLSVLSAGVFALAAAFIMTGYSWGITRLYSHPQQYGLCYLGVSYGAVLVLQDAYFYFTHRLFHHPSLFRWLHQGHHRSRYPTPWTSFAFDPLEAIVQSLFLVGIVFVLPLHFITLIAALTTMTIWAVLNHLGIDRLPSSFPHHWLGRWFIGPAHHSIHHRKYTVHYGLYFTFWDKLLGTQDPDYEQKFDERLTGKVDGV; via the coding sequence TTGATAGACCACTCATTTGGATTTTACGGGTTCGCTTTCTTTGGGATCATCCTGGCGCGATACTTTCTCGTGGCTGGGGGAACCTATTTGTTCTTCTATTCGCCCTTGAGTCAGTCCTTTGTCAATCACAACCTGCGGCATTGGTCTCCCTCTTGGCGATCGATTCAACAAGATATCACGCTCTCGGTTCTTTCGGCGGGGGTGTTTGCGCTGGCGGCGGCTTTCATCATGACAGGATACAGTTGGGGCATTACCCGCTTATACAGCCACCCTCAACAGTATGGGCTGTGTTATTTAGGGGTTAGTTATGGCGCTGTGTTGGTTCTCCAGGATGCCTATTTCTATTTCACCCATCGCTTGTTTCACCACCCGTCACTCTTTCGGTGGTTACACCAGGGGCATCATCGCTCGCGCTATCCTACCCCGTGGACTTCGTTTGCCTTTGACCCACTAGAGGCGATCGTTCAGTCTCTCTTCCTGGTCGGCATTGTCTTTGTCCTTCCCCTGCATTTCATCACGTTAATTGCGGCACTCACCACGATGACGATCTGGGCAGTGTTAAATCATCTTGGGATCGATCGCTTGCCCTCCTCATTTCCCCATCATTGGTTGGGTCGGTGGTTTATTGGTCCTGCCCATCATTCCATTCATCATCGCAAGTACACCGTACATTACGGTCTATATTTCACGTTCTGGGACAAACTCCTCGGAACTCAAGACCCCGATTATGAGCAGAAGTTTGATGAGCGTCTGACGGGTAAAGTCGATGGAGTTTAA
- a CDS encoding helix-turn-helix domain-containing protein: MAGVSKIEIRESEAELKELLRQEKTGSGKERIQVLYLLKTKKAKTVTEAAEMIGRNRVTVQDWVGKYRQGGLEKLLSKKVGTGRPRKVPQWAEKALEKRLKENQGFDSQVEICEWLEKKIGIKAKYKTVHKLVYYRLKASPKIARPKSLEQSEERLEYFKKTS; the protein is encoded by the coding sequence ATGGCAGGAGTTTCTAAGATAGAAATCAGAGAAAGCGAAGCAGAACTCAAGGAACTGCTCAGACAAGAAAAAACTGGTTCAGGAAAAGAAAGAATACAAGTATTGTACTTATTAAAGACAAAAAAGGCAAAAACGGTGACAGAAGCCGCCGAAATGATCGGGAGAAACAGAGTCACCGTACAAGATTGGGTAGGAAAATACCGTCAAGGGGGATTAGAAAAATTATTGTCGAAAAAAGTGGGTACAGGAAGACCAAGAAAAGTTCCCCAATGGGCAGAAAAAGCCTTAGAAAAAAGATTAAAAGAAAACCAAGGGTTTGATAGTCAGGTCGAGATTTGTGAATGGTTAGAGAAAAAAATAGGGATAAAAGCAAAGTATAAAACCGTTCATAAATTAGTATATTATAGACTAAAAGCGTCACCAAAAATAGCGAGACCAAAAAGCCTAGAGCAGTCAGAAGAAAGGTTAGAGTATTTTAAAAAAACTTCTTAG